A region from the Dendropsophus ebraccatus isolate aDenEbr1 chromosome 1, aDenEbr1.pat, whole genome shotgun sequence genome encodes:
- the LOC138783696 gene encoding LRP chaperone MESD-like yields MATDATPIATPLKDDDIEEGDLPEHKRKPAPVDFSRLDPKNPESILQMTKKGKTIMIFASVSGNPAEKETEEITSLWQGSLFNANYDIQRFLVGPNRVIFMLRDGAYAWEVKD; encoded by the exons atggcgaccgatgcgacccctatagctacgccactg AAAGATGACGATATTGAAGAAGGGGACTTACCTGAACACAAAAGAAAGCCGGCCCCAGTGGACTTCTCAAGGCTGGATCCTAAAAACCCAGAGAGTATCTTGCAGATGACCAAGAAGGGCAAGACTATAATGATCTTTGCTTCTGTGTCTGGGAACCCAGCAGAGAAGGAAACGGAGGAGATCACAAGCTTGTGGCAGGGCAGCCTGTTCAACGCCAACTATGACATTCAGAG GTTTCTTGTGGGACCAAACCGAGTGATCTTCATGCTGCGTGATGGCGCCTATGCCTGGGAGGTGAAAGactag